A region from the Canis aureus isolate CA01 chromosome 8, VMU_Caureus_v.1.0, whole genome shotgun sequence genome encodes:
- the HSD3B7 gene encoding 3 beta-hydroxysteroid dehydrogenase type 7 isoform X3 has translation MGQEGGGASGRGRCVGRPAGAPKEDGPSGGQFEYLGTVAAGMADSTEVRELVYLVTGGCGFLGEHVVRMLLQREPRLLELRVFDLHLGAWLEELKTGTKNVIEACVQTGTRFLVYTSSMEVVGPNIKGHHFYRGNEDTPYEAVHRHPYPCSKAQAERLVLEANGRKVHGGLPLVTCALRPTGIYGEGHQIMRDFYHQGLRLGGRLFRTIPASVEHGRVYVGNVAWMHVLVARELQQRAALMGGQVYFCYDQSPYKSYEDFNMEFLGPCGLRLVETRPLVPYWLLMLLAALNALLQWLLRPLLLYAPLLNPYTLAVANTAFTVNTDKARRHFGYEPLFSWEDSRTRTIRWVQAMEGSAR, from the exons ATgggccaggagggaggaggagcaagcGGAAGGGGACGGTGTGTTGGCCGACCGGCTGGGGCTCCGAAAGAAGACGGCCCCTCCGGTGGCCAATTTGAGTATCTCGGGACCGTGGCTGCAG GCATGGCAGACTCCACAGAGGTCCGGGAGCTGGTGTACCTGGTCACAGGTGGCTGCGGCTTCCTGGGGGAGCATGTGGTGCGGATGCTTCTGCAGCGGGAACCCCGGCTCTTAGAGCTGCGGGTCTTTGACCTGCacctgggtgcctggctggagGAGCTGAAGACAG gcacaaagAACGTGATTGAGGCTTGTGTGCAGACTGGAACACGGTTCTTGGTCTACACGAGCAGCATGGAAGTTGTGGGGCCCAACATTAAAGGCCACCACTTCTACAG GGGCAATGAGGACACCCCATATGAAGCAGTACACAGGCACCCCTATCCTTGCAGCAAGGCCCAAGCTGAGCGGCTGGTCCTGGAAGCCAATGGAAGGAAG GTCCATGGGGGGCTGCCCCTGGTGACATGCGCCCTGCGTCCCACTGGCATCTACGGTGAAGGCCACCAGATCATGAGGGACTTCTACCACCAGGGCCTTCGTCTGGGGGGTCGACTCTTCCGGACCATCCCTGCCTCTGTGGAGCATGGCCGGGTCTATGTGG GCAACGTGGCCTGGATGCACGTGTTGGTGGCTCGAGAGCTGCAGCAGCGAGCTGCCCTGATGGGCGGCCAGGTGTACTTCTGCTATGACCAGTCGCCCTATAAGAGCTACGAGGACTTCAACATGGAGTTCCTGGGCCCCTGCGGACTGCGGCTGGTGGAGACCCGCCCGCTGGTGCCCTACTGGCTGTTGATGCTTCTGGCTGCTCTCAACGCCCTGCTGCAGTGGCTGCTGCGGCCGCTGCTTCTCTATGCGCCCCTGCTCAACCCCTACACGCTGGCTGTGGCCAACACCGCCTTCACTGTGAACACCGACAAGGCTCGGCGCCACTTTGGCTATGAGCCCCTGTTCTCGTGGGAGGACAGCCGGACCCGCACCATCCGCTGGGTGCAGGCCATGGAGGGCTCGGCCCGGTGA
- the HSD3B7 gene encoding 3 beta-hydroxysteroid dehydrogenase type 7 isoform X2, whose protein sequence is MGQEGGGASGRGRCVGRPAGAPKEDGPSGGQFEYLGTVAAGMADSTEVRELVYLVTGGCGFLGEHVVRMLLQREPRLLELRVFDLHLGAWLEELKTGPVQVTAIQGDVTQAHEVAAAVAGAHVVIHTAGLVDVFGRASPETIYEVNVQGTKNVIEACVQTGTRFLVYTSSMEVVGPNIKGHHFYRGNEDTPYEAVHRHPYPCSKAQAERLVLEANGRKGLRLGGRLFRTIPASVEHGRVYVGNVAWMHVLVARELQQRAALMGGQVYFCYDQSPYKSYEDFNMEFLGPCGLRLVETRPLVPYWLLMLLAALNALLQWLLRPLLLYAPLLNPYTLAVANTAFTVNTDKARRHFGYEPLFSWEDSRTRTIRWVQAMEGSAR, encoded by the exons ATgggccaggagggaggaggagcaagcGGAAGGGGACGGTGTGTTGGCCGACCGGCTGGGGCTCCGAAAGAAGACGGCCCCTCCGGTGGCCAATTTGAGTATCTCGGGACCGTGGCTGCAG GCATGGCAGACTCCACAGAGGTCCGGGAGCTGGTGTACCTGGTCACAGGTGGCTGCGGCTTCCTGGGGGAGCATGTGGTGCGGATGCTTCTGCAGCGGGAACCCCGGCTCTTAGAGCTGCGGGTCTTTGACCTGCacctgggtgcctggctggagGAGCTGAAGACAG GGCCTGTGCAGGTGACTGCCATCCAGGGGGATGTGACCCAAGCCCACGAGGTGGCAGCGGCTGTGGCTGGAGCCCACGTAGTCATCCACACAGCCGGGCTGGTGGATGTGTTTGGGAGGGCCAGCCCTGAGACCATCTATGAGGTCAACGTGCAGG gcacaaagAACGTGATTGAGGCTTGTGTGCAGACTGGAACACGGTTCTTGGTCTACACGAGCAGCATGGAAGTTGTGGGGCCCAACATTAAAGGCCACCACTTCTACAG GGGCAATGAGGACACCCCATATGAAGCAGTACACAGGCACCCCTATCCTTGCAGCAAGGCCCAAGCTGAGCGGCTGGTCCTGGAAGCCAATGGAAGGAAG GGCCTTCGTCTGGGGGGTCGACTCTTCCGGACCATCCCTGCCTCTGTGGAGCATGGCCGGGTCTATGTGG GCAACGTGGCCTGGATGCACGTGTTGGTGGCTCGAGAGCTGCAGCAGCGAGCTGCCCTGATGGGCGGCCAGGTGTACTTCTGCTATGACCAGTCGCCCTATAAGAGCTACGAGGACTTCAACATGGAGTTCCTGGGCCCCTGCGGACTGCGGCTGGTGGAGACCCGCCCGCTGGTGCCCTACTGGCTGTTGATGCTTCTGGCTGCTCTCAACGCCCTGCTGCAGTGGCTGCTGCGGCCGCTGCTTCTCTATGCGCCCCTGCTCAACCCCTACACGCTGGCTGTGGCCAACACCGCCTTCACTGTGAACACCGACAAGGCTCGGCGCCACTTTGGCTATGAGCCCCTGTTCTCGTGGGAGGACAGCCGGACCCGCACCATCCGCTGGGTGCAGGCCATGGAGGGCTCGGCCCGGTGA
- the HSD3B7 gene encoding 3 beta-hydroxysteroid dehydrogenase type 7 isoform X1, with amino-acid sequence MGQEGGGASGRGRCVGRPAGAPKEDGPSGGQFEYLGTVAAGMADSTEVRELVYLVTGGCGFLGEHVVRMLLQREPRLLELRVFDLHLGAWLEELKTGPVQVTAIQGDVTQAHEVAAAVAGAHVVIHTAGLVDVFGRASPETIYEVNVQGTKNVIEACVQTGTRFLVYTSSMEVVGPNIKGHHFYRGNEDTPYEAVHRHPYPCSKAQAERLVLEANGRKVHGGLPLVTCALRPTGIYGEGHQIMRDFYHQGLRLGGRLFRTIPASVEHGRVYVGNVAWMHVLVARELQQRAALMGGQVYFCYDQSPYKSYEDFNMEFLGPCGLRLVETRPLVPYWLLMLLAALNALLQWLLRPLLLYAPLLNPYTLAVANTAFTVNTDKARRHFGYEPLFSWEDSRTRTIRWVQAMEGSAR; translated from the exons ATgggccaggagggaggaggagcaagcGGAAGGGGACGGTGTGTTGGCCGACCGGCTGGGGCTCCGAAAGAAGACGGCCCCTCCGGTGGCCAATTTGAGTATCTCGGGACCGTGGCTGCAG GCATGGCAGACTCCACAGAGGTCCGGGAGCTGGTGTACCTGGTCACAGGTGGCTGCGGCTTCCTGGGGGAGCATGTGGTGCGGATGCTTCTGCAGCGGGAACCCCGGCTCTTAGAGCTGCGGGTCTTTGACCTGCacctgggtgcctggctggagGAGCTGAAGACAG GGCCTGTGCAGGTGACTGCCATCCAGGGGGATGTGACCCAAGCCCACGAGGTGGCAGCGGCTGTGGCTGGAGCCCACGTAGTCATCCACACAGCCGGGCTGGTGGATGTGTTTGGGAGGGCCAGCCCTGAGACCATCTATGAGGTCAACGTGCAGG gcacaaagAACGTGATTGAGGCTTGTGTGCAGACTGGAACACGGTTCTTGGTCTACACGAGCAGCATGGAAGTTGTGGGGCCCAACATTAAAGGCCACCACTTCTACAG GGGCAATGAGGACACCCCATATGAAGCAGTACACAGGCACCCCTATCCTTGCAGCAAGGCCCAAGCTGAGCGGCTGGTCCTGGAAGCCAATGGAAGGAAG GTCCATGGGGGGCTGCCCCTGGTGACATGCGCCCTGCGTCCCACTGGCATCTACGGTGAAGGCCACCAGATCATGAGGGACTTCTACCACCAGGGCCTTCGTCTGGGGGGTCGACTCTTCCGGACCATCCCTGCCTCTGTGGAGCATGGCCGGGTCTATGTGG GCAACGTGGCCTGGATGCACGTGTTGGTGGCTCGAGAGCTGCAGCAGCGAGCTGCCCTGATGGGCGGCCAGGTGTACTTCTGCTATGACCAGTCGCCCTATAAGAGCTACGAGGACTTCAACATGGAGTTCCTGGGCCCCTGCGGACTGCGGCTGGTGGAGACCCGCCCGCTGGTGCCCTACTGGCTGTTGATGCTTCTGGCTGCTCTCAACGCCCTGCTGCAGTGGCTGCTGCGGCCGCTGCTTCTCTATGCGCCCCTGCTCAACCCCTACACGCTGGCTGTGGCCAACACCGCCTTCACTGTGAACACCGACAAGGCTCGGCGCCACTTTGGCTATGAGCCCCTGTTCTCGTGGGAGGACAGCCGGACCCGCACCATCCGCTGGGTGCAGGCCATGGAGGGCTCGGCCCGGTGA